One window of the Crassaminicella thermophila genome contains the following:
- a CDS encoding class I SAM-dependent DNA methyltransferase, whose translation MESYSAFAYVYDKLMKDVDYDKWVEYIEKIFERYGAKPKNIAELACGTGNITNNLAKKGYNLIGVDISEDMLFVAQEKARNIGVEVIYLNHDMRDLVLPSELDVILCICDGINYIVDEDDLVRVFGLVYSHLKEKGLFIFDISSYYKLSNILGNNTYAENYEDVSYIWENYFDENKSICDFDLTIFMKEGKLYRKYEEAHRQRAYKEKEVLEQLKKIGFQKIEIFEAFTFSDPKEESERIYFVCQK comes from the coding sequence ATGGAAAGCTATAGTGCTTTTGCTTATGTATATGATAAGCTTATGAAAGATGTAGATTATGATAAATGGGTAGAATACATTGAGAAAATATTTGAAAGATACGGGGCAAAACCTAAGAATATAGCTGAATTAGCTTGTGGTACTGGAAATATTACGAATAATTTAGCGAAGAAAGGGTATAATCTTATTGGGGTTGATATTTCAGAAGATATGCTTTTTGTTGCTCAAGAAAAAGCAAGAAATATAGGGGTTGAGGTAATCTATTTAAATCATGATATGAGAGACTTAGTCTTGCCTAGTGAGTTAGATGTTATTTTATGTATTTGTGATGGTATAAATTACATTGTTGATGAAGATGATTTAGTAAGAGTATTTGGGTTAGTTTATAGTCATTTAAAGGAAAAGGGTTTATTTATTTTTGATATTAGTTCCTATTATAAACTATCGAATATACTTGGAAATAATACTTATGCAGAAAACTATGAAGATGTATCATATATATGGGAAAATTATTTTGATGAAAACAAAAGCATTTGTGATTTTGATCTGACAATTTTTATGAAAGAAGGAAAGCTTTATAGGAAATATGAAGAAGCACATAGACAACGTGCATATAAAGAAAAGGAAGTATTAGAACAACTAAAAAAAATAGGATTTCAAAAAATAGAGATATTTGAAGCATTTACATTTTCTGACCCTAAAGAAGAAAGTGAACGCATCTATTTTGTATGTCAGAAATAA
- the hslO gene encoding Hsp33 family molecular chaperone HslO gives MKNYVIRAMAADKNLRVFLAVTTELVEEARKIHNTTPVATAALGRTLTGTAMMGLMLKGEKDKLSVQIKGDGPLKQVLAVSDSKGNVKGYVSNPYVELPLKDNGKLDVGGAIGKGKIIVIKDLGLKEPYIGQHDLVSGEIAEDFTAYFAYSEQQPSAVALGVLVDRDYSVAAAGGFIIQVLPDADENVITKLEERLNNLLPVTQIMEKTKDGEEILRNVLEGFDVEILDKKEVNFVCDCSVEKLERALISIGAKDLKEIIEEDGEAELTCHFCNKKYHFDKEHLQKLYKEAL, from the coding sequence ATGAAAAATTATGTCATTCGTGCAATGGCTGCGGATAAAAATCTAAGAGTTTTTTTAGCCGTTACAACAGAATTAGTAGAGGAAGCAAGAAAAATACATAATACAACACCTGTTGCAACTGCTGCTTTAGGAAGGACTCTTACAGGAACTGCAATGATGGGATTGATGCTAAAGGGTGAAAAAGATAAGCTGTCAGTACAAATAAAAGGGGATGGACCTCTAAAGCAAGTTTTAGCTGTATCAGATTCTAAAGGAAATGTAAAAGGATATGTATCAAACCCTTATGTTGAATTGCCTTTAAAAGACAATGGAAAACTAGATGTTGGTGGTGCTATAGGTAAGGGGAAAATAATTGTAATAAAAGATTTAGGTTTAAAAGAACCTTATATTGGACAACATGATTTAGTATCTGGAGAAATAGCAGAGGATTTTACAGCGTATTTTGCTTACTCTGAACAGCAGCCTTCAGCAGTAGCTTTAGGCGTACTTGTTGATAGAGATTATAGTGTAGCAGCTGCTGGAGGTTTTATTATTCAAGTTTTACCAGATGCTGATGAGAATGTTATTACAAAACTTGAAGAAAGATTAAATAATCTTTTACCTGTTACTCAAATTATGGAAAAAACAAAAGATGGGGAAGAAATTTTAAGAAATGTTTTAGAAGGATTTGATGTTGAGATACTGGATAAAAAGGAAGTAAATTTTGTGTGTGACTGTTCAGTTGAAAAACTTGAAAGAGCGTTGATTAGTATTGGAGCAAAAGATCTAAAGGAAATAATTGAAGAAGATGGAGAAGCTGAACTTACATGTCATTTTTGTAATAAAAAATATCATTTTGATAAAGAACATTTGCAAAAGCTTTATAAAGAAGCACTGTAG
- a CDS encoding sigma 54-interacting transcriptional regulator, translating into MKVKDLMTKDPIVLSEKDTFEDVAKLFINKHIDGAPVLDQYGELVGIITKNDLIKAFINKISPNTSIDEISSKRIITIDEDADIKDAWNLNVGRLPVVDAKGNLVGILTRTDLSRRLLAREIKESCEMKAILNSTNNGVITIDKKGVIKRCNPSAGRILNLDKNIINLKIEDVLPELKLHEVIKTGISQYNEKIQFKDKQLICDRIALYKDKEIFAGVIVFKDSSDLPSIIDELNTVQRLSRKLDAVIESSYDGIYLTDGEANTLRINKAYERITGVKREEMLGSNMCDLEKKGYISESATLRVLKTGKTTTIHQKFRTGKNALVTSTPIFDENGKISMVVTNVRDITELAKLKEQLEKNKELAQKYYSEIEEMRLQLLNTLHIVAEDEKMLQTMRLAKRVAKVDTTVLLLGETGVGKEEVAKFIHKNSNRKKNQFIKINCGAIPENLIESELFGYEKGAFTGANKEGKVGLFEVADGGTLFLDEVGELSLDMQVKLLRVLQEQEVKRVGGTMPIKIDVRILAATNRNLEEMVKEKRFREDLYYRLNVVPINILPLRERRGDIIPLIRYFLSGLNRKYGWNKEFSKDALECLYEYDWPGNVREVKNIVERVFIMSNQEKITSEELPKNIFCKNVNESLTDTSEILPLRDAVAKLEKELIDKAFEKYGNVRSAAKVLGIDASTFVRKRKKYNN; encoded by the coding sequence TTGAAAGTTAAGGATTTAATGACAAAAGATCCTATTGTGTTATCAGAAAAGGATACCTTTGAGGATGTTGCAAAGCTTTTTATTAATAAGCATATTGATGGTGCTCCTGTACTTGATCAATATGGTGAGTTAGTAGGGATTATAACAAAAAATGATTTAATAAAAGCATTTATTAACAAGATTTCTCCTAATACTTCAATTGATGAAATTTCTTCTAAAAGAATAATAACCATTGATGAAGATGCTGATATTAAAGATGCTTGGAATCTTAATGTGGGAAGATTGCCTGTTGTAGATGCAAAAGGAAACTTGGTAGGAATACTTACGCGTACGGATTTATCTAGAAGACTGCTTGCTAGAGAAATTAAAGAATCTTGTGAAATGAAAGCTATTTTAAATTCTACTAACAATGGTGTGATTACTATTGATAAAAAAGGGGTTATTAAGAGATGTAATCCTTCAGCTGGCAGAATATTAAATTTAGATAAAAATATTATAAATTTAAAAATAGAAGATGTTTTGCCAGAATTGAAATTGCATGAGGTAATTAAGACTGGAATAAGCCAATACAATGAAAAAATTCAGTTTAAAGATAAACAGCTAATATGTGATCGTATTGCTTTGTATAAGGATAAAGAAATTTTTGCTGGAGTTATTGTATTTAAGGATAGTTCGGATTTGCCAAGTATTATAGATGAACTAAATACTGTACAAAGGCTTTCAAGAAAACTTGATGCAGTTATTGAATCTTCCTATGATGGTATTTATCTTACGGATGGAGAAGCAAATACTTTAAGGATTAATAAAGCCTATGAAAGAATTACTGGAGTTAAAAGAGAAGAAATGTTAGGAAGTAATATGTGTGATTTGGAAAAAAAGGGTTACATTTCTGAGTCTGCTACTTTGAGAGTGTTAAAAACTGGAAAGACTACTACGATTCATCAAAAATTTCGTACTGGAAAAAATGCACTTGTTACGAGTACACCTATTTTTGATGAGAATGGAAAAATTAGTATGGTGGTAACGAATGTAAGAGATATTACTGAACTTGCTAAACTGAAGGAGCAATTAGAAAAAAATAAAGAATTAGCACAAAAGTATTACTCAGAAATAGAAGAAATGAGATTACAGCTTTTGAATACTTTGCATATTGTTGCTGAAGATGAGAAAATGCTTCAGACAATGAGGCTTGCAAAAAGAGTTGCAAAGGTTGATACAACAGTATTATTATTAGGAGAAACTGGTGTTGGGAAAGAAGAAGTGGCTAAATTTATTCATAAGAACAGTAACAGAAAGAAAAATCAATTTATTAAAATAAATTGTGGAGCTATTCCAGAAAACCTAATTGAATCTGAATTATTTGGATATGAAAAAGGTGCTTTTACAGGAGCTAATAAAGAAGGGAAAGTAGGGCTGTTTGAAGTTGCTGATGGAGGAACGTTATTTTTGGATGAGGTAGGAGAATTATCTTTAGATATGCAAGTTAAACTTCTTCGAGTTTTACAAGAACAGGAAGTTAAACGAGTAGGAGGAACTATGCCTATCAAAATTGATGTGCGCATTTTGGCTGCTACAAATAGAAATTTAGAAGAGATGGTAAAGGAAAAGCGTTTTCGAGAAGATCTTTATTATCGATTAAATGTTGTACCTATAAATATTCTTCCTCTGAGGGAAAGAAGGGGAGATATTATTCCGCTTATTCGCTACTTTCTTTCAGGTTTGAATCGAAAATATGGATGGAATAAAGAGTTTAGCAAAGATGCATTAGAGTGTTTATATGAGTATGATTGGCCAGGAAATGTGCGAGAAGTAAAAAATATTGTAGAGCGGGTATTTATTATGAGTAATCAAGAAAAGATTACTTCTGAAGAATTGCCTAAAAATATTTTTTGCAAAAATGTTAATGAAAGTTTAACTGACACAAGTGAAATTTTACCACTAAGGGATGCTGTAGCAAAATTAGAAAAGGAATTAATAGATAAAGCCTTTGAAAAGTACGGAAATGTACGAAGCGCTGCAAAGGTATTAGGGATTGATGCATCTACTTTTGTTCGGAAAAGAAAGAAATATAACAATTAA
- a CDS encoding acetyl-CoA hydrolase/transferase family protein produces MSWQDVYKSKLTTAEEAVKHIQSGNRVVIGHACSEPLELVDAMVKNKDQYKDVEIVHMVAMGKSEYTKPEMAPHFRHNALFVGGSTRKAVNEARADYTPCFFTEVPRLFKEGYLPVDVALIQLSRPDEHGYCSFGLSCDYTKPAAECAKIVIAEVNDQMPRTMGDSFIHISEIDHIVETSYPIIELQPPKIGDVEKAIGQNCAKLIEDGSTLQLGIGAIPDAVLLFLKDKKDLGIHSEMFSDGVVELVEAGVINNSKKSIHKGKMVVTFLMGTKRLYDFVDNNPSVELYPVDYVNNPCVIMQNEKMVSINSCIQIDLMGQVGSESIGLRQFSGVGGQVDYVRGVSMAKGGKSIIAIPSTASKGKVSRIVPLLDEGSAVTTSRNDVHYVVTEYGIADLRGKTLKERGRALINIAHPDFRSMLIEEWEKRFNCKF; encoded by the coding sequence ATGAGTTGGCAAGATGTTTATAAGTCCAAACTTACGACTGCAGAAGAAGCTGTAAAACATATTCAGTCTGGAAATAGAGTAGTTATTGGTCATGCATGTAGCGAGCCATTAGAATTAGTAGATGCAATGGTAAAGAATAAAGATCAATATAAAGATGTAGAAATTGTTCATATGGTAGCAATGGGTAAGAGTGAATATACAAAACCAGAAATGGCACCACATTTTAGACATAATGCATTATTTGTAGGGGGATCTACGCGTAAAGCAGTAAATGAAGCAAGAGCAGACTATACTCCTTGTTTCTTTACAGAAGTTCCAAGATTATTTAAAGAAGGATACTTACCAGTAGATGTGGCGTTGATTCAGTTAAGCCGTCCTGATGAACATGGATATTGTAGTTTCGGTCTTTCTTGTGATTATACAAAGCCAGCAGCAGAATGTGCGAAAATAGTTATTGCAGAAGTAAATGATCAAATGCCAAGAACTATGGGAGATTCTTTTATTCATATATCTGAAATTGACCATATCGTAGAGACATCTTATCCGATTATAGAGTTACAACCTCCAAAGATTGGAGATGTAGAAAAAGCGATCGGACAAAATTGTGCAAAACTTATTGAAGATGGTTCTACGCTTCAATTAGGTATTGGAGCTATTCCTGATGCAGTACTTTTATTTTTAAAAGATAAAAAGGATTTAGGTATTCATTCAGAAATGTTTTCTGATGGTGTTGTTGAATTAGTAGAAGCAGGTGTTATTAATAATAGTAAAAAAAGCATACATAAAGGAAAGATGGTAGTAACATTCTTAATGGGTACAAAGAGACTTTATGATTTTGTTGATAATAATCCATCTGTTGAATTGTATCCAGTAGACTATGTAAACAATCCTTGTGTAATTATGCAAAATGAAAAAATGGTTTCTATAAATTCATGTATTCAAATTGATTTAATGGGACAAGTAGGTTCAGAAAGTATAGGCCTAAGACAGTTTAGTGGTGTAGGTGGACAGGTTGATTATGTTCGCGGTGTAAGTATGGCTAAGGGTGGAAAGTCTATTATTGCTATTCCATCAACAGCATCAAAAGGAAAAGTTTCTCGTATCGTACCATTATTAGATGAGGGTTCAGCTGTTACAACATCACGTAATGATGTACATTATGTAGTTACAGAGTATGGTATTGCTGATCTTAGAGGAAAAACCCTAAAGGAAAGAGGAAGAGCATTAATAAATATAGCTCATCCAGATTTTAGATCAATGCTTATTGAAGAATGGGAAAAAAGATTTAATTGTAAATTTTAG
- a CDS encoding NifU family protein: MFDKVNEVIQKKIRPKLAMHFGDIELVKVEDGVVEVKLLGACSGCPSARFTLEDIVLTDLQEEIPEVKEVALVSEVSQELIDMAKKILKKDK, from the coding sequence ATGTTTGACAAGGTAAATGAAGTAATTCAGAAAAAGATAAGACCTAAGTTAGCTATGCATTTTGGAGATATTGAGCTTGTAAAAGTAGAAGATGGTGTTGTAGAGGTAAAACTTTTAGGTGCTTGTAGCGGTTGTCCGTCTGCTAGATTTACCCTTGAAGATATAGTACTTACAGACTTACAAGAAGAGATTCCGGAAGTAAAAGAAGTAGCTTTAGTTAGTGAGGTAAGCCAAGAACTTATTGATATGGCTAAGAAAATACTGAAAAAAGATAAGTAA
- a CDS encoding DUF1847 domain-containing protein: MFTCDSCEVIGCRKGEYEDAPKNCPIREEGVCAEAREEYEKENIKKFIDGTMQLENKGRGQLSRIEETIEFCKIMGYKKIGVAFCIGLKKEAKTFVKILKDNGFEVSSVICKNGSIDKNELILNDEDRKDRLEISCNPIGQAMLLNKEETEFNIALGLCVGHDSLFFKYVKAPATALVVKDRVLAHNPIGALYCAHSFYRKRFKK, translated from the coding sequence ATGTTTACATGTGATAGTTGTGAAGTTATAGGGTGTAGAAAAGGAGAATATGAAGATGCACCAAAAAACTGTCCTATAAGGGAAGAGGGAGTTTGTGCAGAAGCAAGAGAAGAGTATGAAAAAGAAAATATAAAAAAATTCATAGATGGAACAATGCAATTAGAGAATAAAGGACGTGGTCAATTATCACGGATTGAAGAAACTATTGAATTTTGTAAAATTATGGGATATAAAAAAATAGGTGTAGCGTTTTGTATAGGATTAAAAAAAGAGGCGAAGACATTTGTAAAAATTCTTAAAGATAATGGGTTTGAGGTTTCGTCAGTGATTTGCAAAAATGGAAGTATAGATAAAAATGAATTAATATTGAATGATGAAGATAGAAAAGATAGATTGGAAATTAGCTGTAATCCTATCGGACAAGCAATGTTATTAAATAAGGAAGAAACAGAGTTTAATATTGCATTAGGGCTTTGTGTAGGTCATGATTCTTTGTTCTTTAAGTATGTAAAAGCTCCTGCTACTGCATTAGTAGTCAAAGATAGGGTATTAGCACATAATCCGATAGGAGCGTTGTATTGTGCACATAGTTTTTATAGAAAAAGATTTAAGAAATAA
- a CDS encoding cold-shock protein — translation MEKGTVKWFNSEKGYGFISRENGDDVFVHFSAINMEGYKTLEEGQAVEFEVVQGEKGPQATNVTKA, via the coding sequence ATGGAAAAAGGTACTGTAAAATGGTTTAACTCAGAAAAAGGTTATGGATTTATTTCAAGAGAAAATGGAGACGATGTTTTCGTACATTTCTCAGCAATCAACATGGAAGGTTACAAAACTTTAGAAGAAGGTCAAGCTGTTGAATTTGAAGTAGTTCAAGGAGAAAAAGGACCTCAAGCTACAAACGTTACTAAAGCTTAA
- a CDS encoding permease family protein: protein MAMNREFGKEQPYMSVGPFKIRIPFIHYRFEWADYIQGLLMCAVCLGAIPMLQEYLGMPFEVAMAIVLLNGILYCAHVFLGDPVVPGWVTPAIPLLMIHVSQYEMGHERMQALIAFEMTLGILAIILGITGLGKKIVSIIPNAMQSGIILGAGFAAVMVIFKEGARFDTFPKSIIICIGLGFYLLFSNHFKSIRNNHSILKVIANLGILPIVVIAIIVGPLVGETPWPQVEWGITKPAFATLWKDWTFFGVGFPPMSMFIESLPMVLSAYIVLFGDMIQAQALLEDAQRVRPDEHIDYNPNRSHLVFGLRNLLMSIIGPDLTMCGPLWAAMQVVICERYKHGRKAMDSIHGGAGSFRFGTLTGYLLLPIVTLCKPILGIALASTMLIQGYVSVRVGVMKARTFNDLGIAGVMGAVLATRGAAWGLATGIILCLLINLGNKPEYDVYIFGEEEKAA, encoded by the coding sequence ATGGCAATGAACAGAGAATTTGGAAAAGAACAGCCGTATATGTCAGTAGGACCATTTAAAATACGTATTCCTTTTATTCATTATCGATTTGAATGGGCAGATTATATTCAAGGATTATTAATGTGTGCTGTATGTCTTGGTGCTATTCCTATGCTTCAAGAATATTTGGGAATGCCATTCGAAGTAGCCATGGCAATTGTATTATTGAATGGAATTCTGTATTGTGCCCATGTTTTTTTAGGAGATCCGGTTGTACCTGGATGGGTAACTCCTGCTATTCCACTTTTGATGATTCATGTTAGTCAATATGAAATGGGACATGAGAGGATGCAGGCTTTAATTGCATTTGAAATGACTTTGGGTATTCTAGCAATCATCTTAGGTATTACGGGACTTGGTAAAAAAATCGTTTCTATTATACCAAATGCAATGCAATCAGGGATTATATTAGGTGCAGGCTTTGCAGCAGTAATGGTTATTTTTAAGGAAGGTGCTAGATTTGATACATTTCCAAAATCTATTATTATTTGTATTGGATTAGGATTTTATTTATTGTTTTCAAACCATTTTAAGAGTATCAGAAATAATCATTCAATTTTAAAGGTTATTGCAAACTTAGGTATTTTACCAATTGTTGTTATTGCAATCATTGTAGGACCTTTAGTAGGGGAGACACCATGGCCGCAAGTGGAATGGGGTATTACAAAACCAGCATTTGCAACGTTGTGGAAGGATTGGACATTTTTTGGGGTAGGATTTCCACCAATGAGTATGTTTATTGAAAGTTTACCAATGGTTTTATCTGCTTACATTGTTTTATTTGGAGATATGATTCAAGCACAAGCATTGCTTGAAGATGCTCAAAGAGTTCGTCCGGATGAACATATTGATTATAATCCTAACAGATCTCACTTAGTATTTGGATTAAGAAACCTTTTAATGTCTATTATTGGACCTGATTTAACAATGTGTGGTCCTCTTTGGGCAGCAATGCAAGTTGTTATATGTGAACGTTATAAACATGGTAGGAAAGCAATGGACTCAATCCATGGTGGAGCAGGATCCTTTAGATTTGGTACCCTTACTGGTTATTTGCTTCTTCCTATTGTTACCCTTTGCAAACCAATACTAGGAATTGCTCTTGCATCAACTATGCTAATTCAAGGATATGTTTCTGTTCGTGTTGGTGTTATGAAAGCACGTACTTTTAATGATTTAGGTATTGCTGGTGTAATGGGTGCTGTACTTGCTACTCGTGGTGCTGCATGGGGGCTTGCAACAGGTATTATTCTTTGTTTACTAATTAATCTAGGTAACAAGCCAGAGTATGATGTATATATTTTCGGAGAAGAAGAAAAAGCAGCATAG
- a CDS encoding ABC transporter ATP-binding protein: MSFYQRNNMKKIEVLNVKKYFGNLKTLEDISLYLEENQFVSILGPSGSGKSTLFNIISGLIKPDEGKIIIEGKNYIGKTGRVSYMHQKDLLLPWKTIIENVCIPLILKGYTKKDAGDKAKKYFDLFGLEGFENHYPSQLSGGMRQRAALLRTYLFSNDIMLLDEPFGGLDAITKRNMQHWLLSVLENLKSSILFITHDIDEAIFLSDKIYILSERPAKVKEVVCVDIERPRDNRTFVSEKFNELKENILNLL; encoded by the coding sequence ATGAGTTTTTACCAAAGAAATAATATGAAGAAGATAGAGGTATTAAATGTAAAAAAGTATTTTGGAAATCTCAAGACACTAGAAGATATCTCTCTTTATTTAGAAGAAAACCAATTTGTTAGTATTTTAGGTCCTAGTGGAAGTGGAAAGAGCACTTTATTTAATATTATTTCTGGACTGATAAAACCTGATGAAGGAAAAATAATCATAGAAGGAAAAAATTATATAGGAAAAACAGGAAGAGTAAGCTATATGCACCAAAAGGATTTGCTACTTCCATGGAAAACAATCATAGAAAATGTATGCATTCCTCTTATTTTAAAAGGGTACACAAAAAAAGATGCAGGGGATAAAGCGAAAAAATATTTTGATTTATTTGGATTAGAAGGATTTGAAAATCATTATCCATCTCAGCTCTCTGGAGGAATGAGACAGAGAGCAGCTCTTTTAAGAACATATTTATTTTCTAATGATATTATGTTACTGGATGAACCTTTTGGAGGGTTGGATGCGATAACTAAGAGAAATATGCAGCATTGGCTACTTAGTGTATTGGAAAATCTTAAGTCTTCCATACTTTTTATTACCCATGATATTGATGAGGCTATATTTCTCTCTGATAAAATTTATATTCTTTCAGAGAGACCTGCAAAGGTGAAAGAAGTTGTTTGTGTAGATATTGAAAGACCAAGAGATAATAGGACTTTTGTTAGTGAAAAATTTAATGAATTAAAGGAAAATATTTTAAATCTATTATAG
- a CDS encoding small, acid-soluble spore protein, alpha/beta type produces MSKKNSEKNKKKKIETIEDVWKYEIAKELGLLEKVEQLGWGGLTAKETGRIGGLITVRKKQLKNAKKVEG; encoded by the coding sequence ATGTCAAAGAAAAACAGTGAAAAAAATAAAAAGAAAAAGATAGAAACTATTGAGGATGTTTGGAAATATGAAATTGCGAAAGAGTTAGGATTATTGGAAAAAGTAGAGCAGTTAGGATGGGGAGGGCTTACTGCAAAAGAAACTGGTAGAATTGGTGGATTAATTACGGTAAGAAAAAAACAATTAAAGAATGCAAAGAAAGTTGAGGGATAG
- a CDS encoding 4-hydroxyphenylacetate 3-hydroxylase family protein, with amino-acid sequence MALMTKEQYLDSLRKLNIKVYMFGELIENFVDHPIIRPSINSVAMTYELAQDPQYEDLMLATSNLTGEKVNRFTHLHQSTDDLRKKVKMLRLLGQKTASCFQRCVGMDAFNAVYSTTYEIDKAHGTNYHENFKKFLEYVQKNDLVVDGAMTDPKGNRGLAPSKQEDPDLFLHVVERREDGIVVRGAKAHQTGAVNSHEHLIMPTIAMREGDEAYAISFAVPSDAEGLYMIYGRQSCDTRKLEEGADIDLGNKNFGGQEALVVFDDVFVPNDRIFLNGEVEFAGMLVERFAGYHRQSYGGCKVGVGDVLIGAAALAAEFNGAAKASHIKDKLIEMTHLNETLYCCGIACSAEGYPTEAGNYQIDLLLANVCKQNVTRFPYEITRLAEDIAGGLMVTMPSEKDFKHPVIGPVCEKYFKGVNAVPTEHRMRVLRLIENMTLGAAAVGYRTESMHGAGSPQAQRIMIARQGNIEHKKELARKIVGIDEESIAKREAATTK; translated from the coding sequence ATGGCATTAATGACAAAAGAGCAGTATCTTGATAGTTTAAGAAAATTGAATATAAAGGTTTATATGTTTGGAGAACTAATTGAAAACTTTGTAGATCATCCAATTATTAGACCATCTATCAATTCTGTAGCGATGACTTATGAGTTAGCACAAGATCCGCAATATGAAGATCTAATGTTAGCAACATCAAACTTAACAGGAGAAAAAGTAAACCGTTTTACACATCTACATCAAAGTACAGATGATTTAAGAAAGAAAGTAAAAATGCTAAGACTTCTTGGACAAAAAACAGCATCTTGTTTCCAAAGATGTGTTGGTATGGATGCTTTCAATGCTGTATATAGTACAACTTATGAAATAGATAAAGCACATGGAACAAATTATCATGAAAACTTTAAAAAGTTTTTAGAGTATGTACAAAAAAATGACTTAGTAGTAGATGGTGCAATGACAGACCCTAAAGGAAATAGAGGATTAGCTCCAAGTAAGCAAGAAGATCCAGATCTTTTCTTACATGTAGTAGAAAGAAGAGAAGATGGTATTGTTGTAAGAGGAGCAAAAGCTCATCAAACAGGAGCAGTAAACTCTCATGAGCATCTAATAATGCCAACAATAGCTATGAGAGAAGGAGACGAAGCTTATGCTATATCCTTTGCAGTACCATCAGATGCTGAAGGATTATATATGATTTACGGAAGACAATCTTGTGATACAAGAAAATTAGAAGAAGGTGCAGATATAGATTTAGGAAACAAAAATTTTGGAGGACAAGAAGCATTAGTTGTATTTGATGATGTATTTGTACCAAATGATAGAATTTTCTTAAATGGAGAAGTAGAATTTGCAGGAATGCTAGTAGAAAGATTTGCAGGATATCATCGTCAAAGTTATGGTGGATGTAAAGTAGGTGTTGGTGACGTTCTTATAGGTGCAGCAGCATTAGCAGCAGAATTTAACGGTGCAGCAAAAGCTTCTCACATTAAAGATAAATTAATCGAAATGACTCATTTAAATGAAACTCTATACTGCTGTGGTATCGCATGTTCAGCAGAAGGATATCCAACAGAAGCTGGAAACTATCAAATTGACTTATTACTTGCAAATGTATGTAAGCAAAATGTAACAAGATTCCCATATGAAATCACAAGACTTGCAGAAGATATTGCAGGTGGACTTATGGTAACAATGCCATCAGAAAAAGATTTCAAGCATCCAGTAATTGGACCAGTATGTGAAAAATACTTCAAAGGAGTAAATGCTGTTCCAACAGAGCATAGAATGAGAGTATTAAGACTAATTGAAAATATGACATTAGGAGCAGCAGCAGTTGGATACAGAACAGAGTCAATGCATGGAGCTGGTTCTCCACAAGCTCAAAGAATTATGATTGCAAGACAAGGTAATATTGAGCATAAGAAGGAATTAGCAAGAAAAATAGTTGGAATAGATGAAGAATCTATTGCAAAAAGAGAAGCAGCAACTACAAAATAA